A DNA window from Arachis hypogaea cultivar Tifrunner chromosome 18, arahy.Tifrunner.gnm2.J5K5, whole genome shotgun sequence contains the following coding sequences:
- the LOC112770699 gene encoding 1-aminocyclopropane-1-carboxylate oxidase homolog 1, with protein sequence MEVSYTDQEVAVGTVKLSSNRLNDLKSFDETKTGVKGLVDKGLTKIPSLFHHQHDNTKSDKAANVCNSEHTIPVIDLEDVVVTKDPSKREGVVSRIREACKTWGFFQVVNHGIPESVLEEMKDGVRRFFEQDDEVKKKFYTRDQNRSFIYNSNFDLYSSPALNWRDTFVCYLAPDNPKPVELPVVCRDILLEYGTNIMKFGIALFELLSEALGLHSNYLRDIGCTYGRILLCHYYPACPEPELTLGTTKHSDNDFITVLLQDHIGGLQVLHEDKWIDIPPVPGALVINIGDLLQLITNDIFKSVEHRVLANLIGPRISVASFFCSGMRSSSKLYGPIKELLSEDNPAKYRKTTMEEYAAYYNAKGLDGTTALEHFRV encoded by the exons ATGGAGGTTTCTTACACTGATCAAGAAGTTGCAGTAGGAACAGTGAAGCTCAGTTCTAACAGACTCAACGACCTCAAATCATTCGATGAAACAAAAACTGGCGTCAAGGGTCTTGTTGACAAAGGCCTTACAAAGATTCCATCACTCTTCCATCACCAACATGATAATACGAAATCTGACAAAGCCGCAAATGTATGCAACTCAGAACATACAATTCCAGTTATAGACCTTGAAGATGTTGTTGTTACCAAAGATCCAAGCAAACGCGAAGGAGTTGTTTCAAGAATAAGGGAAGCTTGTAAGACATGGGGTTTCTTTCAAGTGGTGAATCATGGCATCCCTGAGAGTGTTCTTGAGGAGATGAAAGATGGGGTTAGAAGGTTCTTCGAACAAGACGATGAAGTGAAGAAAAAGTTTTATACACGTGACCAGAATAGGTCGTTTATTTATAACAGTAATTTTGATTTATATAGTTCACCAGCACTTAATTGGAGAGATACTTTTGTGTGTTATCTTGCTCCTGATAATCCTAAACCAGTAGAATTGCCAGTAGTATGCAG GGATATCCTTCTTGAATATGGGACTAATATTATGAAATTTGGGATTGCACTCTTTGAATTACTATCAGAAGCTCTTGGTTTGCATTCAAACTATTTAAGAGACATAGGTTGCACTTATGGACGTATTTTGCTTTGTCATTACTACCCTGCATGTCCTGAACCTGAACTAACTTTGGGAACCACCAAGCATTCTGATAACGACTTTATCACGGTGCTTCTCCAAGACCATATTGGCGGCCTTCAAGTCCTTCATGAGGATAAGTGGATCGATATACCGCCGGTACCAGGGGCTCTAGTGATCAATATTGGTGATCTTCTGCAG CTTATAACAAATGATATATTTAAGAGTGTTGAACATAGAGTACTGGCAAATCTCATTGGTCCAAGAATATCTGTTGCAAGCTTTTTCTGCTCAGGTATGAGATCATCATCAAAGCTTTATGGTCCTATAAAAGAATTGTTATCCGAAGACAATCCTGCAAAATACAGAAAAACTACGATGGAAGAGTATGCAGCATACTATAATGCCAAAGGTCTTGATGGAACCACTGCTCTTGAACATTTTAGAGTTTGA
- the LOC112769964 gene encoding uncharacterized protein codes for MVKEEWRGLGEVQFTENLKALTVPLGRWHRDNFGDMDKKIMKFEEEIKNNDDMVGNGNYDGTVEARRRALVTCCEKWYVRKELHWKQMSRSRHARHMDKNTRYFHNLASAIRRNNRIDALVINGRLIRNQVRIKIAIREFYKGLYHQEQSPMVYFRDGLVEMIGEQDAMALEVLPTPEEVKEAVWDCESSKTPGSDGLPTNANVIWVALAPKFTGAKEIKDL; via the exons ATGGTCAAGGAGGAATGGAGAGGGTTAGGAGAAGTACAATTCACCGAAAATTTGAAGGCTTTGACGGTTCCTTTAGGGAGATGGCATAGAGACAACTTTGGTGATATGGACAAGAAAATCATGAAATTTGAGGAAGAGATTAAGAATAATGATGACATGGTCGGTAATGGGAATTATGATGGAACAGTGGAAGCAAGAAGGAGGGCGCTAGTTACTTGCTGTGAGAAATGGTATGTGAGGAAAGAACTACACTGGAAGCAGATGTCGAGGTCTAGGCATGCGAGGCACATGGATAAAAACACGAGATACTTCCACAACTTAGCTTCCGCGATAAGGAGGAATAATAGGATTGATGCTCTGGTTATTAATGgaagattgataagaaatcaagTCAGGATCAAGATTGCCATCAGAGAATTTTATAAGGGTTTATATCATCAAGAGCAGTCTCCTATGGTGTATTTTAGAGATGGTCTGGTAGAAATGATCGGCGAGCAGGATGCTATGGCTTTAGAAGTGCTACCGACTCCTGAGGAGGTTAAAGAAGCAGTGTGGGATTGTGAATCTTCTAAGACTCCAGGAAGTGACGG GTTGCCGACAAATGCTAATGTCATTTGGGTGGCGCTGGCTCCTAAGTTTACTGGTGCTAAGGAAATCAAAGATCTGTGA